Part of the Streptococcus ilei genome is shown below.
TCTCGGTTGAATTCTATGATCCAACCGTTGACTTTAGCGGATATGTATCTGAAAATCAATGATGACGGACTCAGCTATATCGAAGATATTCATGAGGTTCAAAGTTTCCAAGGGATTAATCAAGATCTTTTTCGTCTTTCCTACGCAACCTATATACTGGCCTTGGCAGATGCTAGTATACAGGATCGTCAACCTGATCCAGCTTTATTTGCTTTTTTAGAGCAGACCTTGCAATTGATGGATCGGGGCTTGGATTATGAAATCTTGACCAATATTTTTGAAATGCAGATTTTATCCCGATTTGGTGTTGCCTTAAACGTCCATGAGTGTTGTGTCTGTCATCGAGTGGGGTTGCCTTTTGATTTTTCATTCCGCTTGGGTGGTGTCCTTTGCCCAGATCATTATGATCGTGACGAAAGACGAGCGCACTGGGATCCAAACGCCCTCTATTTGTTGGATCGTTTTCAAGCTGTGAAATTTAGTGAGTTAGAGACGATTTCCATCCATGATGAGATGAAGAAAGAGTTGAGAAAGTGCCTAGACCAACTCTATGATGAATATGTAGGCATTCATCTAAAATCTAAGAAATTTATTGATTCCCTAGGAAGCTGGGGAGAGATCTTAAAAGATCAGTCTGGAGGTAAGAAATGAAAAAAATTGCAGTTGATGCAATGGGTGGAGATCATGCTCCACAGGCCCTGGTAGAAGGGGTCAATCAAGCCATACAAGAATTTAAGGATATTGAAGTCATTTTGTATGGGGATGAGGCTAAAATTAAGCAATACCTGACAGCAACTGAACGGGTATCCATCGTCCATACGGATGAGAAAATCAACTCAGATGATGAGCCGACTCGTGCGATTCGTCGGAAAAAGCAAGCCAGCATGGTCTTAGCAGCGCATGCAGTTAAGAATGGAGAAGCGGATGCCATGCTTTCTGCAGGAAATACAGGGGCTCTTCTTGCCTCTGGTTACTTCATCGTCGGTCGGATCAAGGTCATCGATCGTCCAGGTTTGATGTCGACTCTTCCTACCCTTGATGGGAAGGGCTATGATATGTTGGATCTGGGGGCAAATGCTGAAAATACGCCAACACACTTGCACCAATATGCGATTATGGGAGCCTATTATGCAGAGAATGTCCGTGGCATTAAGCGGCCTCGTATCGGTCTCTTAAATAACGGAACAGAGGAAAGCAAGGGTGATCCCCTACGCAAGGAGACCTATCAATTATTAGCAGCAGATCCTTCTCTTAATTTTGTAGGAAATGTAGAAGCGCGTGACTTGATGGATGGAGTTGCTGACGTCATTGTGACAGATGGATTTACAGGAAACGCTGTCCTTAAGACAATGGAAGGAACTGCTCTGGGCCTCTTTAAACAGTTGAAAACGGTCCTTAGTGGTGGCGGGTTGAAAGCTAAGATTGGAGCCCTCCTCTTGAAGAATGATCTACGAGGTTTGAAAAAGACCTTGGATTATTCAGATGTTGGAGGTGCGGTCTTGTTTGGCTTG
Proteins encoded:
- the recO gene encoding DNA repair protein RecO; amino-acid sequence: MLESIESRGIVLYHRDYREDDKLVKIFTEQAGKLMFFVKHANRSRLNSMIQPLTLADMYLKINDDGLSYIEDIHEVQSFQGINQDLFRLSYATYILALADASIQDRQPDPALFAFLEQTLQLMDRGLDYEILTNIFEMQILSRFGVALNVHECCVCHRVGLPFDFSFRLGGVLCPDHYDRDERRAHWDPNALYLLDRFQAVKFSELETISIHDEMKKELRKCLDQLYDEYVGIHLKSKKFIDSLGSWGEILKDQSGGKK
- the plsX gene encoding phosphate acyltransferase PlsX — its product is MKKIAVDAMGGDHAPQALVEGVNQAIQEFKDIEVILYGDEAKIKQYLTATERVSIVHTDEKINSDDEPTRAIRRKKQASMVLAAHAVKNGEADAMLSAGNTGALLASGYFIVGRIKVIDRPGLMSTLPTLDGKGYDMLDLGANAENTPTHLHQYAIMGAYYAENVRGIKRPRIGLLNNGTEESKGDPLRKETYQLLAADPSLNFVGNVEARDLMDGVADVIVTDGFTGNAVLKTMEGTALGLFKQLKTVLSGGGLKAKIGALLLKNDLRGLKKTLDYSDVGGAVLFGLQAPVVKTHGSSDAKAVYSTIRQIRTMLETDVIRKSVVELSELEEEK